In Leptodactylus fuscus isolate aLepFus1 chromosome 9, aLepFus1.hap2, whole genome shotgun sequence, the genomic window CCACAATAATCTTCagttttgttactttgtttccaGATGTGCGCGTATCGCCAGCATTGGTTCCGGGGAGACTCTTCTCTATGACTGCGGCGGGATGGAGGGACGCTTTGTCACTATTATTATTCCGGGGCGTAAAGAATATCTGCAGTTATGTGAAGTTCAAGTATTTGCCGACTTACTGGAGGAAACAAAGGACGCCATGTGTAAGGAAGGCCGGGATCCGTCGCTTTATATTAGATCTAATCTCTTACCTGCAGAGCTGGAAGGTCCTGTGACGACTCCCCTCCCCCCAGTGATACCTGCACGTAGGAGCCTGTTCACACTGGACAGGTCCTGTGACGACTCCCCCCCAGTGATACCTGCATGTAGGAGCCTGTTCACACTGGAAGGTCCTGTGACGACTCGCCCCCCAGTGATACCTGCACGTAGGAGCCTATTCACACTGGAAGGTCCTGTGACGACTCCCCCCCCCAGTGATACCTGCATGTAGGAGCCTGTTCACACTGGAAGGTCCTGTGACGACTCCCGCCCCAGTGATACCTGCACGTAGGAGCCTATTCACACTGGAAGGTCCTGTGAcgattccccccccccaccccccccagtGATACCTGCACGTAGGAGCCTGTTCACACTGGAAGGTCCTGTGacgatttccccccccccccagtaataCCTGCACGTAGGAGCCTGTTCACACTGGAAGGTCCTGTgacgattccccccccccccagtgatacCTGCACGTAGGAGCCTGTTCACACTGGAAGGTCCTGTGacgactccccctccccccccagtgaTACCTGCACGTAGGAGCCTATTCACACTGGAAGGTCCTGTGacgactcccctcccccccccagtgaTACCTGCACGTAGGAGCCTGTTCACACTGGAAGGTCCTGTGacgatcccccctccccccagtgatACCTGCACGTAGGAGCCTGTTCACACTGGAAGGTCCTGTGacgatccccccctccccccagtgatACCTGCACGTAGGAGCCTATTCACACTGGAAGGTCCTGTGacgatccccccctccccctcagtgATACCTGCACGTAGGAGCCTGTTCACACTGGAAGGTCCTGTgacgactcccccccccccccccccagtgatacCTGCACGTAGGAGCCTGTTCACACTGGAAGGTCCTGTgacgactccccccccccccagtgatacCTGCACGTAGGAGCCTGTTCACACTGGAAGGTCCTGTgacgactcccccccccccagtgatacCTGCACGTAGGAGCCTGTTCACACTGGAAGGTCCTGTgacgactcccccccccccagtgatacCTGCACGTAGGAGCCTGTTCACACTGGAAGGTCCTGTgacgactcccccccccccagtgatacCTGCACGTAGGAGCCTGTTCACACTGGAAGGTCCTGTGACGACTCCCCCCCCAGTGATACCTGCACGTAGGAGCCTGTTCACACTGGAAGGTCCTGTGACGACTCCCCCCCCCAGTGATACCTTGCACGTAGGAGCCTATTCACACTGGAAGGTCCTGTGACGACTCCCCCCCCAGTGATACCTGCATGTAGGAGCCTGTTCACACTGGAAGGTCCTGTGacgactccccccctccccccagtgatACCTGCACGTAGGAGCCTATTCACACTGGAAGGTCCTGTGACGACTCCCCCCCCCAGTGATACCTGCATGTAGGAGCCTATTCACACTGGAAGGTCCTGTGACGATTCCCCCCAGTGATACCTGCACGTAGGAGCCTGTTCACACTGGAAGGTCCTGTGAcgactcccccccctccccccagtgatACCTGCACGTAGGAGCCTGTTCACACTGGAAGGTCCTGTGACGACTCCCCCCCTCCAGTGATACCTGCACGTAGGAGCCTGTTCACACTGGAAGGTCCTGTGACGACTCCCCCCCCCAGTGATACCTGCACGTAGGAGCCTGTTCACACTGGAAGGTCCTGTGACGACTCCCCCCCCCAGTGATACCTGCACGTAGGAGCCTGTTCACACTGGAAGGTCCTGTGACGACTCCCCCCCCTCCCAGTGATACCTGCACGTAGGAGCCTGTTCACCACTGCAGCACACCAGCTGTCCATGCTTCATTaccacagtttgttttttttcctatttccaGATCATAATGTGGCTCTTAATGGCGTCGCCTCGCAGTCCAGCACGTTCTCATCGTCGGGAGATGCTCGGAATGCCAACGACGGATCCTTGGCCAACAATCACATCATGTCGCAGTGCTCCATCACCCAGCGGGAGCCGTCGCCATGGTGGATGGTGGACCTGCAGGCTACGTACAAGGTCTTTGCTGTGGTCATCACTAATCGCGTATTGGAGTGCTGCAAGCACAGGATCAGCGCCGCAGAGATTCGCATCGGAAACTCATCGGAGGCCGGAGGAACCCTGAATCCAAGGTGAATAGATCTGATGGATCAGACAGCTCTGCCATGCAGGAGACCCGGAGAGCTGGGTGACCACCCTAGACACAGACGTAACGCCTGCAGTGATGGTGATGATCAGACagatatacagtgaccatatatacACCATGACCGGACATAGGGGCCTATATACTACATAGGTGATAATACAATGTATGTAACCCACGGCAGGTGCGGAGTCATCACATCCATGGAGTCCGGAGAGTCCTTGTACTTCGCCTGTAATGGCATGGCTGGACAATATGTGACAGTGACAATCCCAGACGAGCCGAGCACCTCATCTTATGTGAGGTTCAGGTTTTCGGGGTCAGGATTTTTCTGGAGGTGAGTGATGTGGTTTGTCAGTGATTGACAGAAGGGAGCGATGAATGGAGCAGATATGGACGAGCGCCTATggctatgtactgtatacagatgCGGTGCACTAAGTGGCAGTGGTGTCGGTTGTATGGCGGCCACTGGGGGCGACACTCACTTATGTCTACCCTCAAGACCTCAACTCAATTGGTTAAATGACAGCGATTGTACAACAGGGAGTGCACAAGGATACcttgtatatatatgttatattatatgttatatatattatattatgtgttatattatattgttatattgtatgttatatgtgttatattatatcttatatgtattatattatgttatatgttatattatgtgttatattgtatcttatatgtgttatatgtgttatattatatattatatgttatattacagtatgttatattatatatgctatatatattatatgttatatgtgtTATTTTGTATCTTATATGTGCTATATTGTATCTTATATGTTATATTATCTGTCACCATTTATTCTCTACTAACTTTCTTTGTTTTCCAGGAGAGATTTCAGATGTGAAGCAATTTATACACAGAACTCTCCCGAGGAGGTAATGCGGAGCCTTCTAGGCCAAGATATTAATCTTATCCCAGGTGGATGATAGTGATGAtgatagtgatgatgatgatgatgatgttattgaacattTGTCTATTCCGTTGCTTGGAGATGATTTGTTGTCCATCAGTTATGAGTTTCGGCCATATTGGCTCAGGTCTAATCGTCCGTCTCTTACACAACAATgaatcccagaccatagaagaCGTAAAATACTCAGCACAATCTCTTAGCGCTCCTTCTTAGGCGGCATCTTGTCTTGTAAATAATTCCATGTTCTTGGAGGATTTTATCATCATTCTTGTCTGTGATTTTCTTCCAGTTCCAAACCTAGCATTAAGCGGACTTTCATCCCAGTCCAGTCTCTACAACTTTTTTGGTGAATCCAAGAACGCCATCGATGGCTCCTTAATCGAGCGACTACTCTCAGAGGCAGTGCAGCCAGACGCTGCAGGAGATTAACCCTTGGTGGACTGTAGATCTCAAGGACGTCTTCATGGTCCTCTCTGTGGCTGTGACTAATCGACAGGACGGCAGCTGGGAAAGACTCAGCAACGCAGAGATCAGGATCGAGGAACTCCAAAGACTGGATACAGAACCCCAGGTGAAGGGGAAGGAAATTCTAGAAGTCACTCGGGGTATTTGGGGTCATTTCTTTCAGGTTCCTCTAATGTCACTTGTTACTGCAGACAATGGACCTGAAGGAGACGGTGCTGATGTTATTGCACATTATCTTATCAGGTGCGCGGTGTCATATATTCCCTGGGCCCCGGGTGACACCGGCCTGTACAACTGTAACGGGATGGAGGGGAGATACGTCACTGTGGTGCTGCCAGACAAGATCGAGAAACTCTCCCTCTGCGAGGTCCAAGTATTCGGCCTCCCCTCACCCCCGCTGGTAAGACCTCATCTCCTGATCTCTACTATGTTTTATATGTCGCTGGATAAACTGATtgtaacaatgaaaaaaaaaaatggaagtttTTAAAGAATTTCTGTAATCAAAGTCATGAGAGTCACAATGGCCGACAATTGTAAGATACAAAAATCCTACTGAGTCATCGGAGACGGGACTGAGAGCCATTCATCATATTGTTTCTTGTTATACAgtagtattattccacctatagacatcagccttgtatagtattattccacctatagacatcagccttgtatagtattattacacctatagacatcagccttgtatagtattattccacctatagacatcagccttgtatcgtattattacacctatagacatcagccttgtatagtattattccacctatagacatcagtcttgtatggtattattccacctatagacatcagccttgtatggtattattccacctatagacatcagccttgtatagtattattccacctatagacatcagccttgtatggtattattccacctatagacatcagccttgtatagtattattccacctatagacatcagccttgtatggtattattccacctatagacatcagccttgtatggtattattccacctatagacatcagccttgtatagtattattccacctatagacatcagccttgtatagtattattccacctatagacatcagccttgtatagtattattccacctatagacatcagtcttgtatagtattattccacctatagacatcagccttgtatagtattattacacctatagacatcagccttgtatagtattattccacctatagacatcagccttgtatcgtattattacacctatagacatcagccttgtatggtattattccacctatagacatcagtcttgtatggtattattccacctatagacatcagccttgtatggtattattccacctatagacatcagccttgtatagtattattccacctatagacatcagccttgtatagtattattccacctatagacatcagccttgtatagtattattacacctatagacatcagccttgtatagtattattccacctatagacatcagccttgtatcgtattattacacctatagacatcagccttgtatagtattattccacctatagacatcagtcttgtatggtattattccacctatagacatcagccttgtatggtattattccacctatagacatcagccttgtatggtattattccacctatagacatcagccttgtatggtattattccacctatagacatcagccttgtatagtattattccacctatagacatcagccttgtatggtattattccacctatagacatcagccttgtatagtattattccacctatagacatcagtcttgtatagtattattccacctatagacatcagccttgtatagtattattccacctatagacatcagtcttgtatagtattattacacctatagacatcagtcttgtatagtattattccacctatagacatcagtcttgtatagtattattccacctatagacatcagccttgtatggtattattccacctatagacatcagccttgtatagtattattccacctatagacatcagccttgtatagtattattccacctatagacatcagccttgtatagtattattccacctatagacatcagtcttgtatagtattattccacctatagacatcagccttgtatagtattattacacctatagacatcagtcttgtatagtattattccacctatagacatcagccttgtatagtattattccacctatagacatcagccttgtatagtattattccacctatagacatcagccttgtatcgtattattacacctatagacatcagccttgtatagtattattccacctatagacatcagccttgtatggtattattacacctatagacatcagtcttgtatagtattattacacctatagacatcagccttgtatcgtattattacacctatagacatcagccttgtatcgtattattacacctatagacatcagccttgtatagtattattacacctatagacatcagccttgtatcgtattattacacctatagacatcagccttgtatcgtattattccacctatagacatcagccttgtatagtattattccacctatagacatcagccttgtatggtattattacacctatagacatcagtcttgtatagtattattccacctatagacatcagccttgtatcgtattattccacctatagacatcagccttgtatcgtattattacacctatagacatcagtcttgtatcgtattattacacctatagacatcagccttgtatagtattattacacctatagacatcagccttgtatagtattattacacctatagacatcagccttgtatagtattattacacctatagacatcagtcttgtatagtattattccacctatagacatcagccttgtatagtattattccacctatagacatcagtcttgtatagtattattccacctatagacatcagccttgtatcgtattattacacctatagacatcagccttgtatagtattattacacctatagacatcagccttgtatagtattattacacctatagacatcagccttgtatagtattattacacctatagacatcagccttgtatagtattattacacctatagacatcagccttgtatagtattattacacctatagacatcagccttgtatagtattgttacacctatagacatcagccttgtatagtattattccacctatagacatcagccttgtatagtattattacacctatagacatcagtcttgtatagtattattccacctatagacatcagtcttgtatagtattattccacctatagacatcagccttgtatagtattattccacctatagacatcagccttgtatagtattattacacctatagacatcagccttgtatagtattattccacctatagacatcagccttgtatagtattattccacctatagacatcagtcttgtatggtattattccacctatagacatcagccttgtatggtattattccacctatagacatcagccttgtatagtattattccacctatagacatcagccttgtatggtattattccacctatagacatcagccttgtatagtattattccacctatagacatcagccttgtatggtattattccacctatagacatcagccttgtatagtattattccacctatagacatcagtcttgtatagtattattccacctatagacatcagccttgtatagtattattccacctatagacatcagtcttgtatagtattattacacctatagacatcagtcttgtatagtattattccacctatagacatcagtcttgtatagtattattccacctatagacatcagccttgtatggtattattccacctatagacatcagccttgtatagtattattccacctatagacatcagccttgtatagtattattccacctatagacatcagccttgtatagtattattccacctatagacatcagccttgtatagtattattacacctatagacatcagccttgtatagtattattccacctatagacatcagccttgtatggtattattccacctatagacatcagccttgtatagtattattccacctatagacatcagtcttgtatagtattattccacctatagacatcagccttgtatagtattattccacctatagacatcagtcttgtatactattattacacctatagacatcagtcttgtatagtattattccacctatagacatcagtcttgtatggtattattccacctatagacatcagccttgtatggtattattccacctatagacatcagccttgtatagtattattccacctatagacatcagccttgtatagtattattccacctatagacatcagtcttgtatagtattattccacctatagacatcagccttgtatagtattattccacctatagacatcagtcttgtatagtattattccacctatagacatcagtcttgtatagtattattccacctatagacatcagccttgtatagtattattccacctatagacatcagccttgtatcgtattattacacctatagacatcagccttgtatggtattattccacctatagacatcagccttgtatggtattattacacctatagacatcagtcttgtatagtattattacacctatagacatcagccttgtatcgtattattacacctatagacatcagccttgtatagtattattccacctatagacatcagccttgtatcgtattattacacctatagacatcagccttgtatcgtattattccacctatagacatcagccttgtatggtattattccacctatagacatcagccttgtatggtattattacacctatagacatcagtcttgtatagtattattccacctatagacatcagccttgtatcgtattattccacctatagacatcagccttgtatcgtattattacacctatagacatcagtcttgtatcgtattattacacctatagacatcagccttgtatagtattattacacctatagacatcagccttgtatagtattattacacctatagacatcagccttgtatagtattattacacctatagacatcagccttgtatagtattattccacctatagacatcagccttgtatagtattattccacctatagacatcagtcttgtatagtattattccacctatagacatcagtcttgtatagtattattccacctatagacatcagccttgtatcgtattattccacctatagacatcagtcttgtatagtattattccacctatagacatcagccttgtatagtattattccacctatagacatcagccttgtatagtattattccacctatagacatcagtcttttatagtattattccacctatagacatcagccttgtatagtattattccacctatagacatcagccttgtatagtattattacacctatagacatcagtcttgtatagtattattccacctatagacatcagccttgtatagtattattccacctatagacatcagtcttgtatagtattattccacctatagacatcagccttgtatagtattattccacctatagacatcagtcttgtatagtattattccacctatagacatcagccttgtatagtattattacacctatagacatcagtcttgtatagtattattacacctatagacatcagtcttgtatagtattattccacctatagacatcagtcttgtatagtattattccacctatagacatcagccttgtatagtattattccacctatagacatcagccttgtatagtattattacacctatagacatcagtcttgtatagtattattccacctatagacatcagtcttgtatagtattattccacctatagacatcagtcttgtatagtattattccacctatagacatcagccttgtatagtattattccacctatagacatcagtcttgtatagtattattccacctatagacatcagccttgtatagtattattccacctatagacatcagtcttgtatagtattattccacctatagacatcagccttgtatagtattattccacctatag contains:
- the LOC142217893 gene encoding uncharacterized protein LOC142217893 encodes the protein MGLEIRIGNSEVRGGRNNPRCARIASIGSGETLLYDCGGMEGRFVTIIIPGRKEYLQLCEVQVFADLLEETKDAMYHNVALNGVASQSSTFSSSGDARNANDGSLANNHIMSQCSITQREPSPWWMVDLQATYKVFAVVITNRVLECCKHRISAAEIRIGNSSEAGGTLNPRCGVITSMESGESLYFACNGMAGQYVTVTIPDEPSTSSYVRFRFSGSGFFWRRDFRCEAIYTQNSPEEVDDSDDDSDDDDDDVIEHLSIPLLGDDLLSISYEFRPYWLRSNLPNLALSGLSSQSSLYNFFGESKNAIDGSLIERLLSEAVQPDAAGD